One Indicator indicator isolate 239-I01 chromosome Z, UM_Iind_1.1, whole genome shotgun sequence genomic window carries:
- the LOC128979635 gene encoding avidin-like: MSRRLLSALALPTGAGLAAAAAGTQLLCQAAEIPTGEKASAKEAKAASNRWWQGQDQKHSTRNGKCNLTGWWENDLGSRMHVSAVDSQGNFSGEYHTAVSSAQKPIKSSPLVGSQHLDKDRQCTFGFTVNWKMFSDSTAVFVGQCFVEDSGEEVLQTSWLLREKVDSQSSDWKATRTGRNIFTRMK, from the exons ATGAGCCGCCGCCTCCTCTCCGCCCTCGCCCTGCCCACCGGGGCGGGCCTGGCTGCCGCCGCGGCGGGGACTCAG ctgctctgccaggcagctgagATCCCCACGGGAGAGAAGGCCAGTGCAAAGGAGGCAAAGGCAGCCAGCAACAGGTGGTGGCAGGGCCAGGATCAGAAACACTCCACAAGGAATGGCAAG TGCAACTTGACTGGCTGGTGGGAGAACGACCTGGGCTCCAGGATGCATGTGTCTGCAGTTGACAGCCAGGGCAACTTCTCTGGCGAGTACCACACTGCTGTGTCCAGTGCCCAGAAACCCATCAAGTCATCTCCTCTTGTTGGCTCTCAGCACTTGGACAAGGACAGGCAGTGCACATTCGGCTTCACTGTCAACTGGAAGATGTTTTCTG ACTCCACAGCTGTCTTTGTGGGCCAGTGCTTTGTTGAGGACAGTGGGGAGGAGGTCCTGcagacctcctggctcctgcGGGAGAAGGTTGACTCCCAGTCCAGCGACTGGAAAGCCACCAG GACTGGCCGCAATATCTTCACTCGGATGAAatga